The following are encoded together in the Solenopsis invicta isolate M01_SB chromosome 14, UNIL_Sinv_3.0, whole genome shotgun sequence genome:
- the LOC113003661 gene encoding juvenile hormone epoxide hydrolase 2 yields MDCCLSSIVIVSCIAMLFTLTRRYLSFRRTKFPMLPETWWTPGTEGSVNDDIRPYKVIFSEEVVKDLKFRLTHTRLTSPLKDVAWNYGTNTDALRKLLDYWANEYNFQEREKFINQYSHFKTNIQGLDIHFIHVKPSNTEGKRVLPLLLVHGWPGSIMEFYKIIPLLTSPRPEYDFVFEVIVPSLPGFGFSSAATIPNLSAAHMSVIFKNLMLRLGCDKYYVQGGDWGATVIHTMSLLYPQHVLGLHSNLCLVLTKWTLLNKVLNLSSFLPWGKTKKKGSGFSLMLESGYYHIQATKPDTVGVGLSDSPAGLAAYIIEKFSTGTNVSYRDRADGGFLEKFTYDELIDNLMIYWTSNSITTSMRIYAEKYTKSNRSVEAILESAPIKVPSACAQFPHDIMEQKPDELRKRFVNLLRVTKMPRGGHFAAFEESELFANDVWASVDEMEKWNKKHRPTVICKQGENKRNL; encoded by the exons ATGGATTGTTGTCTCTCGTCCATTGTGATTGTTAGCTGCATCGCGATGCTGTTCACTTTGACAAGAAGATACTTATCGTTCCGACGAACAAAGTTTCCAATGTTACCGGAGACTTGGTGGACACCCGGCACCGAAGGCTCTGTCAACGATGATATCCGACcgtataaagttattttttccgAAGAG GTTGTGAAAGATTTGAAATTCAGACTGACACACACTAGACTAACATCGCCGTTGAAAGATGTAGCCTGGAATTATGGCACCAACACTGATGCTTTGCGCAAACTTTTAGACTACTGGGCAAATGAATATAACTTTCAGGAACGTGAGAAGTTTATAAACCAGTATtcacattttaaaacaaatatccaag GATTAGATATTCACTTCATCCATGTAAAACCAAGCAATACAGAGGGAAAGCGCGTTTTACCACTGCTACTTGTACATGGATGGCCTGGTTCTATAATGGAATTTTACAAGATCATTCCATTACTAACTTCGCCAAGACCTGAGTACGATTTTGTGTTTGAAGTGATAGTGCCTTCGTTACCTGGATTCGGGTTCTCCAGTGCAGCTACAATACCTAATCTTTCAGCTGCTCATATGAGTGTGATTTTCAAAAATCTCATGTTGAGATTGGGTTGTGACAAATATTATGTTCAAGGTGGTGATTGGGGTGCTACAGTCATTCACACTATGTCACTTTTGTATCCGCAACA CGTCTTGGGTTTGCATTCCAATTTGTGCCTAGTTCTTACTAAATGGACcctattaaataaagtattgaatCTATCTTCCTTTTTGCCTTGGGgaaaaactaagaaaaaaggTTCTGGTTTTTCATTGATGTTAGAGAGCGGATACTATCATATCCAAGCTACAAAGCCAGATACAGTTG GAGTCGGTCTGAGCGATTCGCCTGCTGGTCTGGCGGCATACATCATCGAGAAATTTTCCACTGGTACAAATGTGTCTTACAGAGACAGAGCAGATGGCGGATTTCTCGAGAAATTTACATATGACGAGTTGATTGACAACCTAATGATTTATTGGACATCAAATAGCATTACTACATCCATGAGAATATATGCCGAGAAATATACCAAGTCGAACAGATCTGTGGAGGCGATCCTGGAATC AGCACCGATAAAAGTTCCCAGCGCTTGTGCGCAGTTTCCTCACGATATAATGGAGCAAAAACCAGATGAACTAAGAAAACGATTCGTGAATCTTTTACGTGTTACTAAAATGCCTCGAGGTGGTCACTTTGCGGCATTTGAGGAGTCTGAATTATTTGCTAATGATGTATGGGCCTCTGTTGACGAGATGGAAAAGTGGAACAAAAAGCATAGGCCAACAGTAATTTGTAAACAAGGAgaaaataaacgtaatttataa